In Halalkalicoccus subterraneus, the DNA window GCGACCGCGGTCGCCGACGCCAACGGCGTGTTCCTCGTTGGCAGCGATCCCGCACTCCTCGTTGGGACCTACGAGGGGTTCGACACCGTCGCGCGCTCGCTCGGAGCCGATGTGACGCCCGCATCGGCTCTACTCTCGAAAATACTTCATGAATTTAGATAAGAGAAAGTTTATACCAGAGGGGATAAAACTGGAGGGTGGTAGCCGGAAGGGCCTTCGGGTAGGGGTACTCGGGCCACTCCGGCTCGCGAAACCGGTTCTCCCGACGCATCGTCGCGAGCCCCGGCGATGAACTTCCCGACGTGGAACCCCGTCTACGAAACGATCCTCGCGGACTTCGGGTTCGGCCGTCGGGAGGACGAGCGCGCTCGCGACGTGCTCGCGGATCTCACGGAATCGTTCGACGAGGGGCGACTCGCTCGGATCGAGGGCGCGGCGGTCGCGGTGGCGGGCGCGGGGCCCTCGCTTCCCGACGACCTCGAACTCGCCGCCGAGGCCGACTACGTGATCGCCGCCTCGACCGCCGCGGACACGCTTCTTGCGGCAGGAATCGAGCCCGACCTGTTCGTCACGGACATCGACAAGAATCCCGAGACGCTTCGGGAACTGACCCGACAGGGGACGCCGGCCGCCGTCCATGCCCACGGCGACAACATCGAACTGGTCGAGCGATGGGTACCCCGGCTCGCCGCCGAGAACGTCCTCCCGACGACGCAGGCCGCGCCGAAAGGGCCGGTCGAGAACTTCGGCGGCTTTACCGACGGCGATCGAGGGGCCTTCCTTGCGGATCACTTCGGCGCGTCTGAACTCCGTTTTCCGGGCTGGACCTTCGACGATCCGTCCGTGGGTTCGATGAAAGCCCGCAAGCTGCGGTGGGCCGAGCGCCTGCTGTACTGGCTCGAAACCCGCCGCGGCGAACGGTTCGCGGTCCTCGACGGCCGACGTGACGGGATCGAGCCCGTGAAGTAATCGCACGAGGGTTCGGTTCGGAATCAGAGTTTCGATCCTCTAAATCGACGAGATCGACTCGCCGTGCGGGAACCGTACCGGGACGAACGGGTTTCCGTTCTCCTAGCAAGCCGAACCCTTACCAGTGTGTTTCGGCGGTGTACTACTACGAGTTCGAGACATGGGATTCAAAGAGAAGTACGGTTCGAATCGATCAGGGGTGCAGTACGCCAGACGGATGATTCACGACTACGGGTTGGGTGTCCTGTTCGCGGCGAACGTCTTCGGCGCCGGGTCGGTCTACATCCTCTCGAATACGGGCGCGAACTTCGCGTTCGCGCTGCTGTGGGTCATGCCGCTGGCGTTCGTGATCGACATGGGCCTCCACGAGATGTCCGGTCGCCTCGCCACGATCGACGAACCGCTCATGTTCTACATCCGCGACGTCGTCGGCGCGACTGCGGGGAAGGCGTTCGCGATCACGATCTCGTTCATCATGCATTTTTGGTCGATCGCGAACTACGCCGTCGGCGGGGCGGCACTCGCGTGGCTCCTCCCGGTGAACAACGTATACATCACGACGATCGTCGTCGCCGCCATCGGCTTCGCGCTCGTCGAACTCCGGGTGTACGACCGCATCGAGGCCGCGGTCACGGTGTTGATCCTCGCGGTCTTCAGCATCTACATCGTGCTGACGAGCGGCCTCGAACTCCAGGTCGCCGAGGTGGCAAGCGGGTTCGTCCCGGCCATCTCCGGCGACCTCGGCTACATGGCGACGGTGATCGGCCTGCTCGGGACGACGGTCTACTACCCGAACTTCTTCATCCAGTCGAGCATCCAGTCCTCGAAGGGCTGGACGGACATGAAGCCCTATCGTCGCGACAACGTCGTGGGCGTCTCGTTCGCCGTTCTCCTCTCGATGGCCGTGATCATCGTCTCGGCCGCCACATTGGAGGAGGGAACGCCGACGCTGACCAGCCCGGGCGAACCGCTCACTGCGGCGCTCGGCGAGTGGGCACTCGTGGTCTTCGTCATCGCGGTGTTCCTCGCGTCGATCACCTCGGCGACCGGGACGCTGTTCGGTGCGGGATACATCGTTCCGCAGGCATGGGGCCACGACGCCGTCTTCGGCGACCGGTCGTTCCGCCGTGTGGTCGAGGTGCTGATCGTGATGTCGGTCGGATTCGCGATCCTACTGCTGGAGTTCACCGAAATGACGCCGGTTCGACTGGGGATCGTCATGCCGGCGGTCAACGGGATCATCGGCCTGCCGCTGACGACGTTGGCGCTGTACTACGCCAACGAGCGGTTCTTCGATCATCCGATCTGGCTCCGGGCGTTCCTCGGGGCTCTGGTCGTGTTGATGTTCGTTGCGTCCGCACTGAGTGCCCAGGACCTCGCCACGCAGGTCCTCTCGTGGCTCTGATATGCACGATACGATCCTCGTTCCGACGGACACGGAGATCGACACCGCGACCGTCGACTACGCGATCGACCTCGCTCGATCGACCGGTGCGACGATCCACGTGCTGTACGTCGTCGAGGCGGCGGTCGCCGAGGCGGCTCGAACAGTCTCGACGGTCGGCTCCTGGGAGGGCCGGGAGGCACTTCGAGAAGCCGGCGAGGAGGCGACCGACGCGATCGTCGAGCGCGCGGCCGACGCCGACGTCAAGGCCGTCGGTGCGGTGCTCGAAGGCGAACCCGAGGCGGAGATCGCCGACTACGCAAACGACTTCGACATGGACGTGATCGTGATCGGGACACAGGGCCATAGCACGGTCGAACGGGCGCTGTTGGGTAGCGTCACCGAGCGGGTCGCCCGCCTCGCAGATCGGCCCGTGTTGATCGTCAAGGGGATGGCCGACGACTGAGTCCGGCCCGTCGTCGAAAAGCGGCGTACGGCCGGAGGACGAACCTCGGGTTCGGCGCGAACACGTCGAGACTCCGCTCGAAGCTCTCGCCGCCGCCGTCGGGGAGCTAAGGCGAGAGCGCGTCGATCGTCGTCTCGATCTCCGCCTCGCTCGCGCCTCGTGGGAAGCTCACTGCGACGGCATCC includes these proteins:
- a CDS encoding 6-hydroxymethylpterin diphosphokinase MptE-like protein, whose translation is MNFPTWNPVYETILADFGFGRREDERARDVLADLTESFDEGRLARIEGAAVAVAGAGPSLPDDLELAAEADYVIAASTAADTLLAAGIEPDLFVTDIDKNPETLRELTRQGTPAAVHAHGDNIELVERWVPRLAAENVLPTTQAAPKGPVENFGGFTDGDRGAFLADHFGASELRFPGWTFDDPSVGSMKARKLRWAERLLYWLETRRGERFAVLDGRRDGIEPVK
- a CDS encoding universal stress protein, which gives rise to MHDTILVPTDTEIDTATVDYAIDLARSTGATIHVLYVVEAAVAEAARTVSTVGSWEGREALREAGEEATDAIVERAADADVKAVGAVLEGEPEAEIADYANDFDMDVIVIGTQGHSTVERALLGSVTERVARLADRPVLIVKGMADD
- a CDS encoding NRAMP family divalent metal transporter; the encoded protein is MGFKEKYGSNRSGVQYARRMIHDYGLGVLFAANVFGAGSVYILSNTGANFAFALLWVMPLAFVIDMGLHEMSGRLATIDEPLMFYIRDVVGATAGKAFAITISFIMHFWSIANYAVGGAALAWLLPVNNVYITTIVVAAIGFALVELRVYDRIEAAVTVLILAVFSIYIVLTSGLELQVAEVASGFVPAISGDLGYMATVIGLLGTTVYYPNFFIQSSIQSSKGWTDMKPYRRDNVVGVSFAVLLSMAVIIVSAATLEEGTPTLTSPGEPLTAALGEWALVVFVIAVFLASITSATGTLFGAGYIVPQAWGHDAVFGDRSFRRVVEVLIVMSVGFAILLLEFTEMTPVRLGIVMPAVNGIIGLPLTTLALYYANERFFDHPIWLRAFLGALVVLMFVASALSAQDLATQVLSWL